A section of the Parasteatoda tepidariorum isolate YZ-2023 chromosome 6, CAS_Ptep_4.0, whole genome shotgun sequence genome encodes:
- the LOC107438961 gene encoding zinc finger protein 271-like, whose amino-acid sequence MIKHSSVHTGVKPFSCSLCNKSFLHQSSLTEHNHVHTDEKPYSCSLCNKNFKKRSHLNVHNSVRTKEKPYSCSICTKSFSQKCHLTVHCRVHTGEKPYSCSICNKNFFKRCHLNAHNSVHTNEKPYSCSVCTKSFSQKSQLTVHFRVHTGEKPYSCSICNKSFSQKSYMTAHFHVHTGEKPYSCSLCNKSFSCRSLLTKHSPVHTGEKPYSCSLCNKSFSHRSSLNVHHRVHTGEKPYSCSLCNKRFLSRSHLTKHSSVHTGEKPYSCSLCNLNFLKRSDLNVHNHVHTGEKPYSCSLCNKSFSQKGQLSRHSRHHTSEKPHLCSICNKSFSQKCYLTVHYRVHTGEKPYSCCICNKNFSCNSHLTRHSSIHTRVKPDSCS is encoded by the coding sequence ATGATTAAACACAGTAGTGTTCACACTGGTGTGAAACCTTTTTCTTGTAgtttatgtaataagagttttttacATCAAAGTAGTCTGACTGAGCACAATCATGTTCACACTgatgagaaaccttattcttgtagtttatgtaataagaattttaaaaaacgaagtcATCTGAATGTACACAATAGTGTTCGCACTAaagagaaaccttattcttgtagtatatgtactaagagtttttcacaaaaatgtcaTCTGACTGTGCActgtcgtgttcatactggagagaaaccttattcttgtagtatatgtaataagaatttttttaaacgatgtCATCTGAATGCACACAATAGTGTTCACACTaatgagaaaccttattcttgtagtgtatgtactaagagtttttcacaaaaaagtcaATTGACTGTGCACTTtcgtgttcatactggagagaaaccttattcttgtagtatatgtaataagagtttttcacaaaaaagctATATGACTGCGCACTTTCATGTtcacactggtgagaaaccttattcttgtagtttatgcaataagagtttttcatgCAGAAGTCTTCTGACTAAACACAGTCCTGTTCATACTGgcgagaaaccttattcttgtagtttatgtaataagagtttttcacatCGCAGTAGTCTGAATGTACACCATCGTGTtcacactggtgagaaaccttattcttgtagtttatGTAATAAGAGGTTTTTAAGCAGAAGTCATCTGACTAAACACAGTTCTGTtcacactggtgagaaaccttattcttgtagtttatgtaatttgaattttttaaaacgaagtGATCTGAATGTACATAATCATGTtcacactggtgagaaaccttattcttgtagtttatgtaataagagtttttcacaaaaaggtCAACTGTCTAGACACAGTCGTCATCACACTAGTGAGAAACCTCATCtgtgtagtatatgtaataagagtttttcacaaaaatgttaTCTGACTGTGCACTATCGTGTTCATACCGgagagaagccttattcttgttgtatatgtaataagaatttttcgtGCAACAGTCATCTGACGAGACACAGCAGTATTCATACTAGGGTTAAACCTGATTCTTGTAGTTAA
- the LOC107438962 gene encoding DET1- and DDB1-associated protein 1: MTTAERLCKLKVNVGCNSTNYNQLLDLRSAQTLNERASSESTAEFLKGLPSYNENNFTRFTPDPSCRSFMRKSAVYLPTKDHPSEQIIVTEKTTILLRYLQQHYEKKRNHLKRDTDSAGPSNGFGNSRKRTRLIDDDY; this comes from the exons ATg ACTACAGCAGAGAGACTTTGTAAGCTGAAAGTTAATGTAGGTTGCAATTCAACCAATTATAACCAACTGTTAGATTTACGATCAGCACAAACACTGAATGAAAGAGCCTCTAGTGAA tctaCTGCTGAGTTTTTAAAAGGGTTGCCATCctataatgaaaacaattttactcGATTTACGCCTGATCCTTCATGTAGAAGTTTT ATGAGGAAATCGGCTGTTTATTTGCCTACCAAAGATCACCCATCAGAGCAAA taatagttACAGAGAAAACAACGATTCTACTTCGATATCTTCAACAGCATTATGAGAAGAAG agaaaTCATTTAAAGAGGGATACTGACTCTGCTGGTCCTAGTAATGGATTTGGAAATTCTAGGAAGCGAACTCGATTAATTGACGACGACTATTAA